One window from the genome of Streptococcus parasanguinis encodes:
- a CDS encoding DUF3021 domain-containing protein — MLKQSFSDALKGIFIGLILSIFFSYLFSPELYLPLSPNSTVGRWMFLHHVHGSLVMLYCALVWGAIGVLFSFGSLLFQKDWSLLRATLSHYLLMLLGFIPLATLAGWFPARLGFYLSLVVEFTLVYVIIWLVSHHFYKKQVKEINQSIANH, encoded by the coding sequence ATGCTAAAACAATCTTTTTCTGACGCCCTAAAAGGGATTTTCATCGGGCTCATCCTATCCATCTTCTTTTCCTATCTCTTCTCACCTGAGTTGTACCTTCCCTTAAGTCCCAACTCTACAGTCGGCCGCTGGATGTTCTTGCATCATGTTCACGGCTCACTGGTCATGCTCTATTGTGCTCTCGTTTGGGGTGCAATTGGGGTCCTCTTTAGCTTCGGAAGTCTCCTCTTTCAAAAAGACTGGAGCCTCTTACGGGCTACTCTGAGCCATTACTTGCTCATGTTGCTTGGCTTTATTCCCCTAGCTACGTTAGCCGGCTGGTTTCCAGCACGACTTGGCTTTTACCTCTCACTCGTTGTCGAATTCACCCTCGTTTACGTGATCATCTGGTTGGTCTCCCATCATTTTTATAAAAAACAAGTTAAGGAAATCAATCAAAGCATTGCTAACCACTAA
- the mutL gene encoding DNA mismatch repair endonuclease MutL encodes MSQIIELPEVLANQIAAGEVIERPASVVKELVENSIDAGASQIVVEIEEAGLKSIRITDNGEGIAHDEVALALRRHATSKIKSQADLFRIRTLGFRGEAMPSIASVSILTLLTAQEGAAHGTKLVAKGGEIEEVEPATSPVGTKITVEDLFFNTPARLKYLKSQQAELSHIVDILNRLSLAHPEIAFTLINDGKEMTKTAGTGNLRQAIAGVYGLASAKKMVAIENRDLDFEVTGFVSLPELTRANRNYISLFINGRYIKNFLLNRAILDGYGSKLMVGRFPLAIINIKIDPYLADVNVHPTKQEVRISKERELMALISQAIANALKEQDLIPDALENLAKSTIRRTEKPVQTTLPLKENRLYYDRESQDFKLRPEVADPQRPLTDEVTADSTSQENPVEKPTSAIKFAERKTVVYDELDHPELDLASLDKAYDKLDGEEHSTFPELEYFGQMHGTYLFAQGNGGLYIIDQHAAQERVKYEEYRESIGDVDGSQQQLLVPYIFEFPADDLIRLQQRKHLLEEVGVYLEEYGANQLILREHPIWMKEEEIESGIYEMCDMLLLTKEVSIKKYRAELAIMMSCKRSIKANHTLDDYSARDLIYQLSQCDNPYNCPHGRPVLVNFTKSDMEKMFRRIQENHTSLRELGKY; translated from the coding sequence ATGTCACAGATTATTGAATTGCCAGAAGTCCTCGCCAATCAGATTGCGGCAGGTGAAGTGATTGAACGACCTGCTAGCGTGGTCAAGGAATTGGTTGAAAACTCGATCGATGCTGGGGCTAGCCAGATTGTTGTCGAAATCGAAGAAGCAGGATTGAAGTCGATTCGAATCACAGACAATGGGGAAGGAATTGCCCACGATGAGGTCGCTTTGGCCCTCCGTCGACATGCGACCAGCAAGATCAAAAGTCAAGCGGATCTTTTTCGTATTCGAACGCTTGGTTTTCGTGGTGAGGCCATGCCTTCCATTGCTTCTGTCAGTATTCTAACCCTTCTAACGGCGCAAGAAGGAGCTGCCCACGGGACCAAATTGGTCGCAAAGGGTGGCGAAATTGAGGAAGTGGAGCCAGCGACAAGCCCTGTCGGGACCAAGATCACAGTGGAAGATCTCTTTTTTAATACACCTGCTCGTCTCAAGTATTTAAAGAGCCAGCAGGCAGAGTTGTCCCATATCGTGGATATTCTCAACCGCTTGAGTTTGGCTCATCCTGAGATTGCCTTTACCTTGATCAATGATGGAAAAGAAATGACCAAAACAGCGGGGACTGGTAATCTCCGGCAAGCGATTGCGGGTGTCTATGGCCTCGCGTCTGCCAAGAAGATGGTGGCCATTGAAAATCGCGACCTGGATTTTGAAGTGACGGGCTTTGTATCTTTGCCTGAATTGACTCGTGCCAATCGTAATTACATCAGTCTCTTTATCAACGGCCGTTATATCAAGAATTTCTTGCTCAATCGAGCTATTTTAGACGGCTACGGCAGTAAACTCATGGTGGGGCGCTTTCCACTCGCGATCATTAATATCAAGATCGATCCTTACTTAGCGGATGTCAATGTTCACCCCACTAAGCAAGAGGTTCGCATCTCCAAAGAACGAGAACTAATGGCCTTGATTTCCCAAGCCATTGCGAACGCTTTGAAAGAGCAGGACCTAATTCCGGATGCTCTAGAAAATCTAGCCAAGTCGACCATTCGTCGAACAGAAAAGCCAGTACAGACGACCCTGCCTTTAAAAGAAAACCGCCTCTATTATGACCGAGAGAGTCAAGATTTCAAGCTTCGACCAGAAGTGGCAGATCCTCAACGGCCTCTGACAGATGAGGTAACTGCTGATTCTACAAGCCAAGAAAACCCAGTAGAAAAACCGACAAGCGCGATCAAGTTTGCGGAAAGAAAGACTGTGGTTTATGATGAACTGGATCACCCAGAGTTGGATCTGGCTAGTCTAGACAAGGCCTATGATAAGTTGGATGGGGAAGAACATTCGACCTTCCCAGAGTTGGAATATTTTGGTCAGATGCATGGAACCTATCTCTTTGCCCAAGGCAATGGGGGCCTTTATATCATTGACCAGCACGCGGCTCAAGAGCGGGTCAAATACGAAGAATACCGGGAGAGCATCGGGGACGTAGACGGCAGTCAGCAACAACTGCTGGTGCCTTATATCTTTGAGTTCCCTGCAGACGATCTGATCCGCCTGCAACAGCGCAAGCACCTTCTAGAAGAAGTGGGCGTCTACTTAGAAGAGTACGGAGCCAACCAGTTGATCTTGCGGGAGCATCCGATCTGGATGAAGGAAGAAGAGATCGAGTCGGGTATCTACGAAATGTGTGACATGCTCCTCTTGACCAAGGAAGTGTCCATCAAGAAATACCGGGCGGAGTTGGCCATCATGATGTCCTGCAAACGCTCCATCAAGGCCAATCACACACTGGACGATTACTCTGCACGTGATCTCATCTACCAACTGTCCCAATGTGACAACCCCTATAACTGCCCTCACGGCCGTCCGGTTTTGGTTAACTTCACTAAGTCGGATATGGAAAAGATGTTCCGACGCATTCAGGAAAATCACACCAGTCTGCGGGAATTGGGCAAATATTAA
- a CDS encoding LytTR family DNA-binding domain-containing protein, translating into MKVEVHIDSHFQEEAVMITAPALSARVKKIRDFVEELDQKGRLRAKKDGEAYLIESQLFQRFYIENRQVIGETMTDQFILTGPLYQLSEDLPTFFLKISQSEIINTKEIDHLHFTSGGSVQIYLKNGSLTYSSRRYLKAIKEKLSC; encoded by the coding sequence ATGAAAGTTGAAGTACACATTGATTCCCACTTCCAAGAAGAAGCGGTGATGATCACAGCACCTGCACTGTCTGCGCGTGTAAAGAAAATCCGTGACTTTGTGGAAGAATTGGATCAAAAAGGGCGCTTACGTGCCAAAAAGGATGGGGAAGCTTACCTGATCGAAAGCCAACTATTCCAACGTTTTTACATTGAAAATCGGCAAGTAATTGGCGAGACTATGACAGATCAATTTATTCTGACTGGGCCACTCTATCAGTTATCTGAAGACTTGCCGACCTTCTTTCTTAAAATTTCCCAATCTGAAATTATCAACACAAAAGAAATCGATCACCTGCACTTTACCAGTGGAGGATCCGTTCAAATCTATCTTAAAAACGGGAGTCTGACCTACTCCTCCCGTCGTTATTTAAAAGCCATTAAGGAGAAATTATCATGCTAA